In a genomic window of Methanomicrobiales archaeon:
- a CDS encoding type III PLP-dependent enzyme, which produces MAAAIKSPHKGGHTNGVPHISDEQKELLHDLAREYGTPIFVIDHEKIRENYREFREHLPNVQAYYAVKANSNPGIVKTLFDMGCSFDVASMPEFMIVYDNIKNMPARERQEWIWNRIIYANTIKPIETLKVLDQYRPLVTFDNCEELRKIQRYAPHAGLVLRIRVPNTGSMVELSSKFGAHPGEAVDLILEAFNSGLVVEGLSFHVGSQCINFENYIQALQISKGILKEAETRAGQRIRILDIGGGFPVKYNPSVKSFRTLARKLNAEMKRLFAPDMEFLAEPGRFMVANACTLVAKVIGKAVRDGKPCYYINDGVYHTYSGQIFDHCLYPVRAFKDGETRISAVFGPTCDAFDTITQSAELPDLEINDLVFSENIGAYSHASSTCFNGFPPAKVVHINQ; this is translated from the coding sequence ATGGCTGCAGCCATAAAATCACCCCACAAAGGCGGGCATACCAACGGCGTGCCGCATATCAGCGACGAGCAGAAGGAGCTTCTGCACGATCTGGCCAGAGAATACGGCACGCCGATCTTCGTCATCGACCACGAGAAGATCCGCGAGAACTACCGCGAGTTCAGAGAGCACCTGCCCAATGTCCAGGCCTACTACGCGGTGAAGGCCAACTCCAATCCCGGCATCGTCAAGACCCTCTTTGACATGGGCTGCAGTTTCGATGTGGCGTCCATGCCCGAGTTCATGATAGTCTACGATAACATCAAGAACATGCCCGCCCGGGAGCGCCAGGAGTGGATCTGGAACAGGATCATCTACGCCAATACCATCAAGCCGATCGAGACCCTGAAGGTGCTGGACCAGTACAGGCCGCTCGTCACCTTCGACAACTGCGAAGAGCTCAGAAAAATCCAGCGCTATGCCCCCCATGCCGGGCTGGTGCTGCGGATCCGCGTCCCGAACACCGGCTCCATGGTGGAGCTCTCCTCCAAGTTCGGCGCCCATCCCGGGGAGGCGGTCGACCTGATCCTGGAGGCCTTCAATAGCGGTCTTGTCGTTGAAGGATTGAGCTTCCACGTCGGCAGCCAGTGTATCAATTTCGAGAACTACATCCAGGCCCTGCAGATCTCAAAGGGCATCCTGAAAGAAGCGGAGACCCGTGCTGGTCAGCGGATCAGGATCCTGGATATCGGCGGGGGGTTCCCGGTGAAGTACAACCCGTCGGTGAAGTCGTTCCGCACGCTGGCGCGGAAACTGAATGCCGAGATGAAGCGCCTCTTCGCCCCCGATATGGAGTTCCTGGCAGAGCCCGGTCGGTTCATGGTGGCGAATGCATGCACACTCGTCGCCAAGGTGATCGGCAAGGCGGTCCGCGACGGGAAGCCCTGCTACTACATAAACGACGGGGTCTACCACACCTACTCGGGGCAGATCTTCGACCACTGCCTCTATCCCGTCCGGGCCTTCAAGGATGGCGAAACCAGAATATCCGCCGTCTTCGGACCGACCTGCGACGCCTTCGACACGATCACGCAGAGCGCCGAGCTCCCCGACCTGGAGATCAACGACCTGGTCTTTTCGGAGAACATCGGAGCCTACTCCCACGCCTCCTCGACCTGCTTCAACGGCTTCCCGCCGGCCAAAGTGGTGCACATCAACCAGTAG